The stretch of DNA CATTCTCTTTAATTACGTACGGGTgtttaagcaaaataaagtcaaatcagtgcaaaataaataaaaccgaAGTAAAACATTCAGATCCTTTGGGTTTTTGCCCTCAAAGTCCTCCTGTGTCCATAAATTCCTTgactttgtaaacaatatagcaatacatttaataaaaatacaacaacactgcaaaaacacatatttgtgaaattaaacattacaaacaatatgacaatacatttgaacaacagtgcaaaaagcagatatttgtgaaaataaacgtCAGTGTAAAATATCGATCTCATAACGCCTAGTAAACTCCTGGTATCGATAATATCAATACTTGGATCGACCTGCCCCCTCTCTGttcaccaccaccacaacaagGAAGGATTAAGCTAGCAGGCTAACACGCGGCCAAAAAAATTGCTAACCACACCGGGAAGTCCAGCATCCGGAGAGCGGGAAAACTAGCAAAATATCCTCATCAGTATCAAGCGAATAGACGCTGCTTCCCAGCCCGTAGCCTCTGTGCGGATGGGAAACAGTTAGCTGGTTTGGAGCCGAACAGGGAAGCAGGCGACGGTGTGTTAAaatggaggatgaggaggttGCAGAGAGCTGGGAAGAAGCGGCGGACAGCGGGGTAAAAACCACCAACACAACAGACTGTACTCTAAAATGTTTCCCTACCTTATTTTAGGTACATGCATTTAAGTCAGATGCATTGTTTAGTTTCGTACAATCTGACTTATTTTGCTATTGCAACCAGCCGGGCTCCCCAGAAGGCCCAATTTACAACGTGCCATGTACATGGGTGATTTTCATtgatgcaagttttttttttttcactttcaattGGAATGAAATTAATTTGAAGTTGATCGTCGTGGTAGTGACGGGCTGCATTGCATTGGAGCGTCACGGCACGGCAGTGTGTTGTGGTTAGGACAAAATACGGACTATAATTAGTCATAGCtgcttttattaaaaatatgttgGAATATTATCCACTGTGTGCTACAGTAGCAGTGTATATACTCAAAGGACTAACGGCCCTGGGAGAAATGTATAGGTTTTGTTTTACCTCGAAAGTATGAATGCGCCGCTGTGAGTGACGTCACTTCCGTGTTTCCCCTAGTTGCTGTTCGCTCGTCGGAAATCCAAGATGGACGCCCCCGatttaatgtttgtgtttttaattcagGAGTCAAATACAGACGTAAGCGTGGTTCTGCCACTTCGAAGGAGTCTGGCTAATCAAATCGAACTTTATTTAAATAACACTTTTGGTTCGATAAAAATGCAGCACAAAGTGCTTTACATTAAAATCATTCCTGGCATGCACGCACAGACGCATTAAACATGGAGACATAATACACACATAAGGAAGTTTTAAACCAGGGGGACTTAAGAagtagaaaaaaacacaagtatcTCTAGGGGTAAATAATATTAGAGCAGTACATTAGTACAGGAAATTAGTTGAAAGGGCTCTGAAGATCAGTGACACAATGTGAAGGTTTAAGATCTTGTAGTCCTGGTTGATCAGCAGTAAATTCACCACCGTCTGTGATTGATATCTACAATACACTTCAAAAGGGAATCAATTATGTATAATAAATGCTTACAAGGGGGACAAAACATTAGAAACATctttcagattaaaaaaaaaatctttcagaTTCAATGCACCGCTGCAAATTCTAACCACAATAATGAACACTTTGTtgaatgaatacctctctgacagtgtcattcAAACCAGAGCATTCGTAAAGGCAGTGTTTTTCAACACAGCTCATGAATGTGACTATGATGGTGTAGCTAACCAAGTACTCATGAGTACCTGTATCTTTGAAAAGATTTCTTTGAAGACTTGCAACAAATACAGCATGTCTCCCCCAGGAAATAGAGAGAAGACTTGAGGCAAAGCTGAAAATAAATCAGGAGgcaaagtaagtaaaatatcgaagtattgaaaaataaaaacccgcacatttatttcatttaaaaaaaatctgaaacctCATCTGTGCAGGAAGTCCAGTTCAAGTTCGCCAGTGAGAACTGCCATTGTAATCCAGGACGAATCTCTTCCTGCAGCACCGCCGCCGCAAATTCGAATTTTAAAGCGTCCGTCAAACAACGGCACTGCGGGGAATGCCGCGTCGTCATCTCGACCTTCCCAGCAGATGAAGTCTTTGGCGCAACGTGAGGCAGAGTACGCTGAGGCCCGGCGGAGGATTCTGGGTAGCGCTTCATCAGAGGATACCCCTCAGGACAACCCATGCCAAGACAGGTGAAATCAGGACACTTCTTCCCTATTTCTCTTGCTGCCCCATCGCGATAATGCAGGTTGATGACGCAGTCTAGCAAAGCGTCGTCAACATAATAAGTCGGGGGTggccaaacttttcccagcgagggctgCGTACGGTAAAATCTAAGGATATGGGGGCGACAtgactgtggtgcgttcaaggactgtcgaacaaagtggggcAGGTTGCagcttgcaacaaacaacataaacatgcaaagactgtgggatttctaactgtatattgttttttaaataaaataatgtcccGTAtttcctgcgattggctggcgaccagtcccgggtgtaccccgcctgtcacccgaagtcagctgggataggctccagcatgcccccgcgaccctaatgaggagaaccggcatagaaaatggatggatggatgtctcatGTTTCCAAATTTGTTATGCATTTGCATAAAatttgctgtagtttttttttttttctttttccccattGTGCTCGAAAGTTTCCCGTGGCCCAGTTCGGCCCCACCCACGCACTGGTACTGGTTGGCGACCCATTATTGGTGACGGtgtattattactatgaacCTTTTCTTCACTGCTTGTTTTCCCATTTAggcagttgggtttttttttcgtttttacaGATATTtgtactttcttcttgtgatatttttcataacattgtgacgtcattcccataacattttgattttgttttggtagtacagtatttaaattttcttctcaacttaattttctaaaaattgcggctttcttttttgtttctaatattatgtCTTTCAAATTAGtttgctatttcaactttatgcttaaaaaaagccacatcctaaaaatataatttaacaagcaaactaaactaaacaaaaaaaaaacaacagcaatagcaaaaatggaaaaatcagtagtaattttacaagaataaagtcaaaattttaagagaaaaaaagttgtaatctaacaagaaaagtcgtaatattatgaggggaaaagtaACATAATTTTACTAGCATTTTGGAGAGGAGTGTATAAAAGAAAGACCTTATTGTTTTAAAGTCCTACaactatgaaaaacaaacaaaacaatgaataaatttgtaattttgggaaaatcaggttgcagaaaaagttatgttatgagaataaagtcataattacaagaagaaaactggaataggaaaaaaaaaacagcagaaattgaaaaaaaacccactaatgttatgagaataatttCAAgctattaagaggaaaaaagctgtattctaacaagaaaataagcgcaattttatgagaataaacttgtaatattatgaagaaaaattgtcatttttgtagcatagagttgaaatattaaagaaaaaaatacaattaaaaaaagttacattatgagaagcaaacaaaacaaaatcaagcaaaacatttttaaagagtaaaaaaaaaaaatgttgctttaaTTGAAAAAGAGCACAGCACCAAACGTTGCAGgctatgtttttatttcaagtATCTGTACGTGTGAAgaattttcttttttgaaaGTAGCCTTGCCTATTACTTAGTATTTACCTAATTCACAGTATTTGTTCCTTTTATTAACAAGACACCCGTTTTTCCTCTATCTTTTGGTGTCATCATGGACTACAACTAGCTGGCTGTAGTGCCTTTTGCACTCAAAAGCATGACATGCTCGCTCACTTGACAGTACATTCATGTACGTAATAAAGAATACAAAATTTGCTCGGCTGACGGGATGCTCGGAATAGGGCTGTTTTAGTGGGTGTTTTAGAGTGCTGTCATTCTGGATCCTTGGAGTATTATGATCTTAAGAcccctaaaaagtgttttgttcTAATCTTTGTCTTTTATTCCTCTAGGTCAGTTCGTATGACTACACAGCAAGCGTCGGAAGCAGCTCGTCCCAACAATCATGTGATCCGCCAGCCCGCCGGGCCTGACGGCACCACCGGCTTTCGACTTTGCAGATAAAACGGAGCCGCCTGCTTTTAAGCGGTCAAACGAAGAGAAGTGAAAAGGGGGTGAAGAGCAGAGTGGCGTAGTAACATTTGCAACGTGAAGATATATACAATGAACTTGTCCACCTGCTCTGTGCTCAGCTGGCATGGTGTTTGCCTTCTGCCTCGTCTTATCCCTCTATGGAACGATGAGAGGGACTGGCAGAGATTAGCTGGGTCCCCCATCAAACACCCCCCCAGTCTGTTCCACACTGTGAAGGAGGCTTTTTTTTGCCTAACATCCCTAAACACTGTGATACTTTGCTATACCACGAGGTGCCCTTTGAATCTTACTCCCATTGAGAGATGAGTGTGCGGGGCCGTCGGGCGTCAGTCCCTTCAAGGTCAATTCAGTGAGTCGGGGAACATCCCCGGAGAGAGCGTCGGAGCTGGGCTTCCCGCCGAACACGCAAGTTGAAAGGAGTCGGTCACGGCTGCGCGCCCTCCGGTAAGACGGCAGTGTTTGTGTTCAGTAACTGGAGGATAAGGCGGCAGACGGAAGGTCATCCTGGTGTCACCCTTTGAGGCGTCATTCTAAAACGGGAGGGGCCAAAACCAGTGCTCCACAGCCTGCAGGCCTCCACTGGGTGCTGGTGGCTGCCTAAATGTCACTGCAGCCGCTGGCCAAAGATAAAAGATGGGAAGGATAGAGTTTCATTAATATTCAAGCAATAACAAATGTATttcacacccccccccccccccccttttttttttttaatcaccccATTTTCTGTTGTCTGTGTTCAAATGtgggcttttaaaaaaaaaaaaaaaaaaaaaaaaaaaaccttttgtgTTTTGGAGGACTCTTGCAAGGTAGTCCAGGTAGTCAATTTAATAGCTAATACTGTAGACACTAAATTACATAGCGTGCATTTTGAACCGGGGAATTCTTGTGTCAAAATTGTTATGGACTTTTAAATGAATTGAAAGCCTAATTGCGAAACTGAAGTGCGTTGTGTTTGCTTTCTCAGCATAGAGTTGGAAGTTGTcattgattcttttttttttttttttccagtcaatgaccattagggttgggcatcgagcatcgaTGAGAACCAGGTCTAACATTCCCGTTTAAACCTTTCGATTCGTAGTTTTGATGCCTTGTCCGCCAACTGGAAGAAGTAGCAGCGAGCACCAACGAAGAATAAGTGGCTACAAAGTTCGGCTtgacttcataaaaaaaaaaggaaagaaaagtggtctgctcagtgcaacatttgcaacacaatgatatcatgcacccatgattaaacacctccagatTCATGCTGTAGGAATAACAGCGTTCCCTGTCTTTGATGCACTACGTCAGGCTTCCTCTAATCAGTAAGAATCACGGACGTCAAAGAATAAATgatgtctgtctcatgccagtgTAACTAAGGGTTTCAGGGTGTAAATAAAGCACAGGAACTACGGCTGTAGGATGCAAGTTTAGTCATATTAAGTCAAGAGACCTTCTTGACCCACACAACACCCTTCTGGCCTTTGCACTACATCTTGTTTACTTGTGCTAACAAAATaagtgtgtcataaaaataacttACACCACCACTGAGGCAGCAAAGTATAATAGTGCTAATATGGTCGCTCATAGACAAAccttttacaagttgtttgatATTTTCCGCCCAGCTTAGTGCAtgtttaaagggtccctgacatgatttgtCAACTTAGCTTAAATGTGTtgaatattgtttgtaattatgttctagattgttcaatttttgaaagtgaacgtTAAATtaatggcgccagccatgacgagctcgctctcgctgttcagtctttCCAGAAGTGATGTCATCGGGTGACGCCTCTCGGcatagcggtgtacgagacagaggatgtttacagtgattacagcCGAGATTTGAGCGATGTCTGTAGCTTTTGAGGAC from Dunckerocampus dactyliophorus isolate RoL2022-P2 chromosome 8, RoL_Ddac_1.1, whole genome shotgun sequence encodes:
- the LOC129186049 gene encoding SUZ domain-containing protein 1-like — protein: MEDEEVAESWEEAADSGEIERRLEAKLKINQEAKKSSSSSPVRTAIVIQDESLPAAPPPQIRILKRPSNNGTAGNAASSSRPSQQMKSLAQREAEYAEARRRILGSASSEDTPQDNPCQDRSVRMTTQQASEAARPNNHVIRQPAGPDGTTGFRLCR